A region from the Treponema pallidum subsp. pallidum str. Nichols genome encodes:
- the rimM gene encoding ribosome maturation factor RimM (Essential for efficient processing of 16S rRNA) has product MTARIVSTFGVAGLLRLKSFSGEYAHLATLKQVCLAPPRSRSSGTLACALPREAVHMVEHVLLRAQDALLKLHRVDTVECARTFVGAELRVPRAEACPLSAGEFYLADLCRCELVFEGSAVGVVLSVVEGGGSSLLEVQRTHGGVCYVPFHRTFIGDVDVGRKKIELLQRWILE; this is encoded by the coding sequence GTGACTGCACGCATCGTGAGCACCTTTGGGGTTGCGGGTTTACTCAGGCTCAAGAGCTTCTCGGGTGAGTATGCACATCTTGCCACACTAAAGCAGGTTTGTCTTGCTCCTCCACGGAGCAGATCCTCAGGCACCCTCGCTTGTGCTCTCCCGCGTGAGGCCGTCCACATGGTAGAGCACGTTCTCCTACGTGCGCAGGACGCGCTGCTCAAGCTCCACCGCGTAGATACGGTAGAGTGCGCTCGGACGTTTGTAGGAGCAGAGCTGCGGGTACCGCGTGCCGAGGCTTGTCCGCTTAGCGCTGGGGAGTTTTACCTGGCCGATCTGTGTCGTTGTGAACTCGTTTTCGAGGGCTCGGCGGTGGGTGTTGTCTTGAGCGTTGTCGAAGGGGGCGGTAGCTCCCTTTTAGAGGTTCAAAGGACACATGGTGGCGTTTGCTATGTGCCTTTTCACCGGACCTTCATTGGGGACGTGGACGTTGGTCGAAAAAAAATCGAGTTGTTGCAGCGGTGGATTCTCGAATGA
- the trmD gene encoding tRNA (guanosine(37)-N1)-methyltransferase TrmD, translated as MNIDVLTLFPAIPRVYFSTSIMARAVSDGIIHYNIVNIRDFAHDKHKHCDAPPYGGGPGMLMRSEPLGKALDSVDAPKKRVVYVTPSGKLFEQGYARSLAQERALVLICGRYEGIDQRIIDEYVDDEVCIGNYVLSSGEIAALVLIDAVSRCVSGVIRHESLEEESFVNSLVEYPQYTRPRCFHNRDVPPVLLSGHHAHIRTWRLARQIEKTRRNRPDLLSAARASAAWTQEAESLLKELDYELPPHPTN; from the coding sequence ATGAACATTGACGTACTGACTCTCTTTCCCGCCATCCCGCGGGTTTATTTCTCCACCTCAATAATGGCGCGCGCCGTGAGCGACGGGATCATTCACTACAATATTGTCAACATCCGTGACTTTGCGCACGACAAACACAAACACTGTGACGCCCCGCCCTACGGGGGCGGACCTGGCATGCTCATGCGCTCAGAACCGTTAGGGAAGGCCCTGGATTCAGTAGACGCTCCCAAAAAGCGCGTCGTGTACGTCACTCCCTCTGGAAAGCTCTTTGAGCAAGGCTATGCGCGCTCACTCGCACAGGAACGTGCCCTCGTGCTCATCTGCGGCAGATACGAGGGAATTGACCAACGTATCATAGACGAGTATGTCGACGACGAAGTTTGCATCGGGAACTACGTTCTCTCCTCAGGAGAGATCGCCGCGCTCGTGCTCATCGATGCGGTGAGCCGCTGTGTTAGCGGTGTCATCCGCCATGAATCTCTCGAGGAGGAAAGTTTTGTAAACAGTCTCGTGGAGTACCCGCAGTACACCAGGCCGCGCTGTTTTCACAACCGGGACGTTCCCCCTGTACTTCTCTCCGGTCACCACGCGCATATCCGCACGTGGCGGCTTGCGCGCCAGATCGAAAAAACACGAAGGAATAGACCTGACCTCCTCAGCGCTGCGCGTGCGTCTGCAGCCTGGACTCAAGAGGCTGAGTCCCTTCTTAAGGAGTTAGACTATGAGTTGCCACCTCATCCAACAAATTGA
- the rplS gene encoding 50S ribosomal protein L19, which translates to MSCHLIQQIENQQRKEPAETFRVGDTVRVHFKIVEGKTERIQAYEGLVLCFKNSGVRRTFTVRKNSYGVGVERIFPLHSPRIERVDVVRAGKVRRAKLYYIREKIGKAARIKARIVKKPSPSA; encoded by the coding sequence ATGAGTTGCCACCTCATCCAACAAATTGAAAACCAGCAGCGAAAGGAACCAGCTGAAACGTTCCGCGTCGGGGACACCGTACGTGTGCATTTCAAAATAGTGGAGGGAAAAACAGAGCGCATCCAAGCTTACGAAGGGCTCGTTCTGTGTTTTAAAAATAGCGGCGTCAGGCGCACCTTTACGGTGCGCAAAAATTCCTATGGCGTTGGAGTGGAGCGTATATTCCCGCTCCACTCCCCCCGTATCGAGCGGGTCGACGTAGTACGTGCAGGAAAGGTGCGACGCGCGAAGCTCTATTACATCCGAGAAAAAATAGGAAAGGCCGCCCGTATCAAAGCACGTATTGTTAAAAAGCCGTCGCCCAGCGCGTGA
- a CDS encoding FlhB-like flagellar biosynthesis protein, which produces MKRKRACSVALSYATGDKAPIIVASGTGAIAEKIVEIAKKFDIALVQDELLARVLSEHRIGACIPPETYQVVSAIFAFLYTQQ; this is translated from the coding sequence ATGAAAAGAAAGCGTGCGTGCTCGGTTGCGCTCTCCTATGCAACGGGAGATAAGGCGCCCATTATTGTCGCTTCGGGCACGGGCGCCATTGCAGAAAAAATTGTTGAAATTGCAAAAAAGTTTGATATCGCCTTGGTGCAAGACGAACTTCTGGCGCGTGTTCTGTCTGAGCACAGGATAGGTGCGTGTATCCCACCGGAAACCTATCAGGTTGTCTCTGCAATCTTTGCCTTTTTGTACACACAACAGTAA
- a CDS encoding HD-GYP domain-containing protein: MSQKIDVSELQEGMCFSEPVFFDDGENLLLREGEPVSTRELTVLQDWNIPYVVTAGRVLAEGESVPSSTVEELAEFEELAAEELLDPEDDIVSTGELRTQDILKDICELLPKVCINPHYHEEYVGFIQELNMLFAKMNAHTTLPARPADMLAKRLSELVRANTLGFVSLVLSYKIEGFRFAKPAVDTAIFSIIVAQHLGFSEKDIFDLVVASLLHDIGMQHVPADILKKSGRLHFQEQQAVDAHTIYAHSYIVNTLKYPNSVGLSVLQHHEHWNGKGYPQSLSGNKITIGARILAVTDNFAAMLAPKSYRKPFSGYQAMKSLLADNARRFDPDVIKAMIQSVGIYPIGSLVLLNNSAVARVVKTTATAPLRPCLRIVIDEHDVTHPDDSGEFIDLAVNKTNYIVGEVSPWSYAKAQ, translated from the coding sequence ATGTCACAAAAAATCGATGTATCTGAACTGCAAGAAGGAATGTGTTTTTCCGAGCCCGTGTTCTTCGACGACGGAGAAAACCTCCTCCTCAGGGAAGGGGAGCCGGTAAGCACTCGAGAGCTGACGGTGCTCCAGGATTGGAATATTCCCTACGTTGTGACCGCAGGTAGGGTGCTGGCTGAAGGGGAGTCAGTTCCCTCTTCTACCGTGGAGGAATTAGCAGAATTTGAAGAGCTTGCAGCAGAAGAACTGCTTGATCCTGAAGACGATATCGTTTCCACCGGAGAACTCCGTACTCAAGATATCCTGAAGGATATTTGTGAACTCCTTCCTAAGGTGTGTATCAATCCCCACTATCATGAAGAATACGTTGGCTTTATTCAGGAATTGAACATGCTTTTTGCCAAGATGAATGCGCACACGACACTTCCTGCGCGCCCTGCGGACATGCTTGCAAAGCGCCTTTCAGAATTAGTTCGAGCAAATACACTCGGGTTTGTCAGTTTAGTGCTGTCATACAAAATCGAAGGATTTCGATTTGCAAAACCTGCAGTAGATACGGCTATCTTTTCCATTATCGTTGCGCAGCATTTGGGTTTTTCTGAAAAAGATATATTTGATTTGGTCGTTGCCTCACTCCTGCACGATATCGGTATGCAGCATGTTCCTGCCGACATCTTGAAGAAGTCGGGGAGATTGCATTTTCAAGAACAGCAGGCAGTTGACGCGCACACCATTTACGCACATTCCTACATCGTAAACACGCTCAAATACCCGAACTCGGTTGGACTGAGTGTACTCCAGCACCATGAACACTGGAATGGAAAAGGGTATCCCCAGTCTCTTTCTGGAAACAAAATTACCATCGGTGCGAGGATTCTTGCAGTTACTGATAACTTTGCTGCAATGCTTGCGCCAAAGTCGTATCGCAAACCGTTCAGTGGCTATCAAGCAATGAAAAGCTTACTTGCTGACAACGCACGTCGCTTTGATCCAGACGTAATCAAGGCAATGATTCAAAGCGTCGGTATTTACCCCATTGGGTCGTTGGTGCTCCTGAATAACTCAGCAGTTGCGCGCGTGGTAAAGACCACGGCCACGGCGCCGTTGCGTCCGTGTTTAAGAATAGTTATCGACGAGCACGACGTAACCCATCCTGACGACAGCGGTGAGTTCATTGATTTAGCGGTCAATAAAACGAATTACATTGTAGGAGAAGTGAGTCCGTGGAGTTATGCCAAAGCACAATAA
- a CDS encoding YraN family protein: MPKHNKLLGAFGEAYAARWLATRGYIIITRNWRRATGEIDIIAQQDDTIVFVEVKTLRCTSYADLAIIVGKRKQKRICETAKHFLASAREYNHMCARFDVIVLRSDPFRRQDVDIVHLPHAFEDLV; encoded by the coding sequence ATGCCAAAGCACAATAAGTTACTCGGTGCATTTGGAGAGGCGTATGCGGCGCGCTGGCTAGCGACGCGCGGATATATTATCATCACACGAAACTGGCGCAGAGCAACAGGTGAAATTGATATTATTGCGCAGCAGGATGACACAATAGTATTCGTAGAAGTGAAGACGCTACGGTGTACCAGTTACGCCGACTTAGCAATTATTGTTGGAAAGCGCAAGCAGAAAAGGATCTGTGAAACCGCTAAACATTTTCTTGCCAGCGCTCGAGAATACAACCACATGTGTGCGCGCTTTGACGTCATCGTGCTGCGGTCCGATCCTTTTCGAAGGCAGGATGTGGACATCGTGCACTTGCCACATGCCTTTGAGGATTTGGTATGA
- a CDS encoding tetratricopeptide repeat protein, with protein sequence MSSAVIVFFVVMLALSSIMLVATVASKVGTRSSRRKDKESLMREASRRLAQDPYDIRGLSVLGDIHYQDQEWEKAFAMYATLVERSSSSSQMEQFEILLRYGICGVKTEKYAEAKKGLLLAQGIDSHHFEVNYNLGRVYYLDRQYEQVVPLLRRALTSQPDSAPAAQLLGYTFQKLQKYQEALPYLKKALDLQPEDKETLFVMGECFYEANAHDRALKIFNHLRVDPLVGPRAALYAGTIKTKLNQLEDAAEDFEIGLKHDNIPSDVANELRYRLAQTLIKTQNLGRALVMLREIHQLNPEYRDVTALITYYQELNQNRNLHLYMIAAQSEFIGLCRKVVSKYFPHARVKILDISVLNTHTDIVSEIDTPKWADLVLFRFFRSQGSVGELVLRDLHGRIRELKAGKGICMTAGAFTDEARRFAEGRPMDLYDKNRLTRILNSID encoded by the coding sequence GTGAGTTCTGCCGTTATCGTCTTCTTTGTCGTTATGCTTGCGCTCTCGAGTATCATGCTTGTTGCCACGGTAGCGAGCAAGGTGGGGACGCGTTCAAGCAGAAGAAAAGACAAAGAGTCTCTCATGAGGGAAGCATCTAGACGGCTTGCGCAGGACCCGTATGACATTCGGGGTCTTTCGGTACTGGGGGACATACACTACCAGGATCAGGAGTGGGAAAAAGCCTTCGCGATGTACGCGACACTCGTGGAGCGCAGCAGCTCGAGCTCACAGATGGAGCAGTTTGAGATCCTACTCCGGTACGGGATTTGCGGCGTAAAAACAGAAAAGTACGCGGAGGCAAAGAAGGGACTGCTCCTTGCGCAAGGCATCGACTCCCACCATTTTGAAGTAAACTACAACCTGGGAAGGGTCTATTACCTCGACCGGCAGTATGAGCAGGTCGTTCCTCTTTTGAGAAGAGCGCTAACATCGCAACCGGATAGTGCACCTGCAGCGCAGCTGCTCGGTTACACGTTTCAAAAACTGCAAAAGTATCAGGAAGCCCTTCCCTATCTGAAGAAGGCGCTGGACCTCCAACCTGAAGACAAAGAAACATTGTTCGTAATGGGAGAGTGCTTCTATGAGGCGAATGCACACGACCGTGCATTGAAAATCTTCAATCATCTGAGGGTTGATCCTCTCGTTGGGCCGCGGGCTGCGTTGTATGCAGGGACCATTAAGACAAAGCTGAACCAGCTGGAGGACGCTGCAGAGGATTTTGAAATTGGGTTGAAGCATGACAATATACCCTCAGACGTTGCAAACGAGCTGCGTTATCGTCTCGCGCAGACACTGATAAAAACCCAGAACCTGGGAAGAGCCCTGGTTATGCTTAGAGAGATTCACCAGCTTAACCCTGAGTACCGGGATGTCACGGCGCTCATTACGTACTATCAGGAATTAAATCAGAATAGAAACTTACACCTGTACATGATAGCGGCTCAGAGTGAGTTCATTGGATTATGCAGAAAGGTGGTATCAAAGTACTTTCCGCACGCGCGGGTAAAGATTTTGGACATATCGGTTCTGAATACTCACACAGATATAGTTTCTGAAATTGACACGCCAAAGTGGGCCGACCTCGTATTGTTCCGTTTTTTTCGCTCTCAGGGGTCAGTAGGGGAACTCGTTTTGCGCGATCTGCATGGACGTATCAGAGAGCTAAAAGCTGGCAAGGGCATTTGCATGACCGCCGGTGCTTTTACTGATGAGGCGCGCCGTTTTGCAGAGGGCAGACCTATGGATCTATACGATAAAAACAGGCTCACTCGAATTTTGAACTCCATCGATTGA
- the mgtE gene encoding magnesium transporter — MNENFEKIQTLLEHKRYVPLIANLNEMNEVDVAHVLDMQSPAQALLLFRMLPKNLAANVFAQLSSSKQSAFLATITDRELAPILAELAMDDIVDLVEEMPANAVKRILAQTGETERQVINQLLKYPEDSAGSLMTTEYVDLEKQMTVHDALCCIRETGLKKETVYTCYVIDQNRFLHGVISLKKLVLSQGDLLIENLCERDCIFVHTHDDQEAVAAVFKKYGFLALPVVDTERRLIGIITVDDIMDVMQQEVTEDFQIMAAMQPSDEAYLETEVFTLVKHRIGWLLLLMVSETFTGNLIAGYEDLLVTATALTTFIPMLMDTGGNSGSQSSTLIIRGLATGEIQLHDWLRVLYKELRVALAVGGILGTTSLAKTYFINGKPLALCGSVGITLMITVVAAKLTGGLLPILAKKLCLDPAIMAGPLITTIVDTTSLFVFFNVARVVLRWPL; from the coding sequence ATGAACGAGAACTTTGAAAAAATCCAGACGCTTCTCGAGCACAAGCGTTACGTACCACTTATTGCAAATCTAAACGAGATGAACGAGGTGGACGTCGCGCATGTCTTGGACATGCAATCACCTGCACAGGCGTTGTTGCTATTTAGAATGCTGCCCAAGAACCTCGCTGCAAATGTGTTTGCGCAGCTTTCAAGCAGCAAACAATCTGCTTTTCTCGCCACCATTACAGACAGAGAGCTTGCACCTATTCTTGCAGAACTCGCCATGGATGATATAGTCGATTTGGTAGAAGAAATGCCTGCAAATGCTGTGAAACGCATTCTCGCACAAACGGGTGAAACAGAACGTCAAGTTATCAATCAACTTTTAAAATATCCAGAGGATTCTGCAGGAAGCCTCATGACAACTGAATATGTAGACTTAGAGAAGCAGATGACCGTGCACGATGCCCTCTGCTGCATTAGGGAAACCGGATTAAAAAAAGAAACCGTGTACACGTGCTATGTCATTGACCAAAACCGGTTTTTGCACGGTGTCATTTCTTTAAAAAAGCTCGTGCTTAGTCAGGGAGATCTGTTGATTGAGAATCTGTGTGAACGTGACTGCATCTTTGTACACACCCATGATGATCAAGAAGCAGTCGCGGCGGTGTTTAAAAAATATGGCTTCCTTGCACTCCCTGTGGTGGATACTGAAAGACGGCTCATTGGCATTATCACCGTCGATGACATCATGGACGTGATGCAGCAGGAAGTTACCGAGGATTTCCAGATCATGGCGGCCATGCAGCCTTCAGATGAAGCATACCTGGAAACTGAGGTCTTCACCCTAGTGAAACACCGTATCGGCTGGCTACTACTTCTTATGGTGTCTGAAACGTTCACGGGAAATCTCATCGCCGGATACGAGGATTTGTTGGTGACTGCCACCGCGCTTACCACGTTTATCCCTATGCTCATGGACACCGGGGGGAATTCAGGCAGTCAGTCTTCTACGCTTATTATCCGAGGCCTTGCAACGGGTGAGATTCAGCTACACGATTGGCTCCGGGTGCTGTACAAAGAGCTGCGAGTTGCGCTGGCAGTTGGCGGCATTCTAGGCACAACAAGCCTGGCGAAAACGTACTTCATAAATGGCAAGCCGCTTGCCCTATGTGGGAGCGTGGGAATAACACTGATGATTACCGTAGTAGCGGCAAAGCTGACCGGAGGGCTCCTTCCTATTCTTGCTAAAAAGCTCTGCTTAGACCCCGCCATCATGGCAGGACCGCTGATCACCACAATCGTAGATACTACCAGTCTCTTCGTATTTTTCAATGTAGCGCGCGTAGTACTGCGCTGGCCCCTGTGA
- a CDS encoding diacylglycerol/polyprenol kinase family protein: protein MHARLASECLRKGIHLSSALSIVLAAWSKPLTLGAIGTLGVGYYVAERWRLRGKTLPLVSLLTRAAARDRDKHERSLVRGPLTLAIGVSSAILLFPPPIAAAAICALAFGDGCASLAGTVYTFLRFKNSADSPGRRRGRTTTLFSVQGKTPVGSAVCCIATALSVHALGASGARSWGLGVCAALIELLPCKDYDNITVPLGTGCIALLMSW, encoded by the coding sequence ATGCACGCACGCCTTGCAAGCGAATGCCTCAGAAAGGGCATACACCTGTCGTCAGCACTGAGCATTGTGCTTGCGGCATGGAGCAAACCCCTTACGCTCGGCGCCATTGGCACGCTCGGCGTTGGCTATTATGTTGCCGAGCGGTGGAGACTGCGTGGAAAAACATTGCCACTTGTCTCACTCCTCACCCGAGCGGCGGCCCGAGACCGGGACAAACACGAACGTTCTCTTGTGCGAGGGCCACTCACCCTTGCAATCGGTGTTTCAAGCGCGATCCTTCTCTTTCCCCCACCTATCGCAGCAGCCGCCATTTGCGCCCTCGCTTTCGGAGACGGATGCGCAAGCCTCGCCGGTACTGTATACACTTTCTTGCGCTTCAAAAATTCCGCTGATTCCCCCGGACGCAGAAGGGGAAGGACCACGACGCTCTTTTCCGTGCAGGGGAAAACACCCGTAGGCAGTGCCGTGTGCTGCATAGCAACGGCACTGAGTGTGCACGCGCTGGGAGCCTCCGGCGCGCGCAGCTGGGGGCTCGGAGTCTGCGCGGCGCTCATCGAACTGCTCCCCTGCAAAGACTACGACAATATAACTGTTCCCCTAGGCACCGGCTGCATCGCTTTGCTGATGAGCTGGTAG
- the trxA gene encoding thioredoxin, which yields MALLDISSGNVRKTIETNPLVIVDFWAPWCGSCKMLGPVLEEVESEVGSGVVIGKLNVDDDQDLAVEFNVASIPTLIVFKDGKEVDRSIGFVDKSKILTLIQKNA from the coding sequence ATGGCATTACTTGACATAAGTAGCGGGAACGTCCGCAAGACTATCGAGACCAACCCTCTGGTCATTGTGGACTTCTGGGCTCCCTGGTGCGGTTCGTGCAAAATGCTCGGTCCTGTTCTGGAGGAGGTAGAAAGCGAAGTCGGCAGCGGTGTTGTTATTGGAAAACTGAATGTCGATGACGACCAAGATCTCGCCGTTGAGTTCAATGTGGCGAGCATCCCCACGCTTATTGTTTTTAAAGACGGGAAAGAAGTCGATCGTTCCATAGGCTTCGTTGATAAGTCAAAAATTCTCACGCTCATCCAGAAGAACGCCTAA
- a CDS encoding tetratricopeptide repeat protein, with protein MGVGRARLYFQYFKAKFLKRRVTPPVDYEEIVSEFWRADFSSTEHARWHAEAGDGYETARGAHGLTLHLRRKFLYAWSANPVFRYKDCVLTARIRFLPGTHPPGEARALPNSEQPEVPASLDSTSRPACLPEAVAVDPSAMGEAVPERAGTCAAGLLFRYLNESTFYALLVSDGGWLRLDAVVNNTPLPLLGWTDTGASDEVRVLSLIAVGTSFTLCVDDQWIAQIEDDTIQAAGKVCFAAQNWGVHAHRSFELSAFSLESQPFMVETACLRANEPARIPASAHLRLAESLYAMGRAACARAEMKKLKAKCTFGLREYLLAGDIACAQHLYDEAEEAFNAALVQDPHCMRALLALGGALYQQNAYEKLAHLLATHRVVAERDAFLSNLCGHLALAQNRHEDAAAAYQRAFRLDPHQGLFALHAAQELSLLGEKEQAIQAYLHAARLFLAQESYADLERVVLALRRLDPERTEVRSIAGKLYYATGRHRQAHTQFDALCRAGSADATVWYLYGLLLREAQGTHEHDAPAAAACEQRARDAFQRACALAPDCALYHFKYAESLFLSEKDCDEPLARALALDPDNGWLHNLCAQKALREQNFDAAAQSLQRARALLPHELVVLENYIELQRQRGALACCVPLFEVETQRADAAVIAQRGQAFHLLANAFYADGCYEHAAPWYDKALREEPQNVQMLVHKAENSIKLHLLHEADALLVKALDIQLTAHVYTLIALVAAQLGDFPRAELTLQEACTLWPQCTEVRIELIHLYLTMQDRQQAATQWNILVQKEDSDRVRALHALIFEEKPPAPQE; from the coding sequence TTGGGCGTGGGACGTGCGCGCCTGTATTTTCAATATTTCAAAGCAAAGTTCTTGAAAAGGCGTGTAACACCTCCTGTAGATTATGAAGAAATTGTGTCTGAGTTTTGGCGCGCTGACTTTTCTTCTACGGAACATGCACGCTGGCACGCGGAGGCAGGGGACGGCTATGAGACTGCACGTGGCGCGCATGGGTTAACGCTCCACCTCAGACGTAAGTTCCTCTATGCGTGGAGTGCTAACCCCGTCTTTCGTTATAAGGACTGCGTGCTTACTGCGCGCATCCGCTTTCTCCCGGGTACTCACCCTCCAGGCGAGGCGCGTGCGCTGCCTAATTCAGAACAGCCAGAAGTACCTGCTTCTCTTGATTCGACCTCTCGGCCTGCCTGTCTTCCGGAGGCAGTTGCCGTCGACCCGAGCGCAATGGGCGAGGCGGTGCCCGAGCGAGCAGGTACCTGCGCCGCAGGGCTCTTGTTTCGTTATCTGAATGAGAGCACCTTTTACGCGCTTCTTGTTTCAGACGGTGGATGGCTGCGTCTGGACGCGGTAGTCAACAACACCCCCCTCCCCCTGCTCGGATGGACTGACACTGGCGCCAGCGATGAAGTGCGCGTGTTGAGCCTCATTGCAGTTGGCACAAGCTTTACTCTTTGTGTAGATGATCAGTGGATTGCGCAAATTGAAGATGACACGATACAAGCGGCAGGGAAAGTTTGTTTTGCTGCCCAGAACTGGGGTGTCCATGCGCATCGTTCTTTTGAACTTTCAGCATTCAGTCTGGAATCGCAACCTTTCATGGTTGAAACTGCATGCTTGCGCGCCAACGAACCTGCGCGTATCCCTGCAAGCGCGCACCTGCGTCTCGCAGAATCCCTGTACGCTATGGGACGCGCAGCGTGCGCTCGTGCAGAGATGAAAAAACTAAAAGCCAAATGTACCTTTGGTTTACGCGAGTATCTTCTTGCAGGAGACATCGCGTGTGCCCAGCACCTCTATGATGAGGCAGAAGAAGCGTTTAACGCAGCGCTTGTGCAAGACCCTCACTGTATGCGGGCACTTCTCGCCTTAGGAGGTGCGCTGTACCAACAAAACGCATACGAGAAACTCGCGCACCTCCTTGCCACACACCGTGTCGTAGCCGAGCGCGATGCATTTCTTTCCAATCTATGCGGTCACCTTGCACTTGCACAAAATAGACACGAGGACGCTGCTGCTGCGTATCAGCGTGCATTTCGTTTGGACCCTCACCAGGGACTCTTTGCGCTGCATGCGGCGCAGGAGCTTTCCCTACTGGGGGAAAAGGAGCAAGCAATTCAGGCGTATTTACATGCGGCGCGGCTTTTTTTAGCACAGGAATCCTACGCTGATTTAGAACGCGTGGTACTCGCACTTCGCCGTCTTGATCCTGAGCGTACAGAAGTTCGCAGTATCGCAGGCAAATTGTATTATGCAACAGGACGGCACCGTCAGGCACACACGCAGTTTGACGCACTCTGCCGCGCAGGGAGCGCTGATGCTACCGTCTGGTACTTATATGGCCTGCTTTTGAGAGAAGCGCAGGGCACGCACGAACACGACGCTCCTGCTGCAGCAGCGTGCGAACAGCGCGCACGTGATGCATTTCAAAGAGCCTGTGCACTTGCGCCGGACTGTGCGCTCTACCACTTTAAATACGCTGAATCTCTTTTTTTAAGCGAAAAAGATTGTGACGAGCCTCTTGCGCGCGCCCTGGCACTCGATCCGGATAACGGCTGGCTGCATAACCTGTGTGCGCAAAAGGCTCTGCGCGAGCAAAACTTCGACGCTGCAGCGCAGTCTTTACAACGCGCGCGTGCGCTGTTACCGCACGAACTCGTAGTGTTGGAAAATTATATAGAACTACAGCGCCAGCGCGGTGCGCTAGCGTGCTGTGTTCCCCTGTTTGAAGTGGAAACGCAGCGCGCAGACGCGGCGGTGATTGCGCAACGTGGTCAGGCTTTTCATCTTCTTGCCAACGCCTTTTACGCCGACGGATGCTATGAACACGCAGCGCCGTGGTACGACAAAGCGCTCCGGGAGGAGCCGCAGAACGTGCAGATGCTCGTGCACAAAGCAGAAAACAGCATCAAACTGCATTTACTCCATGAAGCGGACGCCTTACTGGTGAAGGCGTTAGATATACAACTTACTGCGCATGTGTATACGCTGATTGCACTCGTTGCTGCTCAACTTGGTGATTTTCCCCGTGCAGAGCTTACGCTCCAAGAGGCGTGCACCCTGTGGCCCCAATGTACTGAGGTGCGCATTGAGTTGATTCATCTGTATCTAACCATGCAGGATAGACAGCAAGCGGCAACGCAGTGGAATATCCTCGTGCAAAAAGAAGACTCAGACCGGGTTCGCGCGCTCCACGCGCTCATTTTTGAAGAAAAACCACCTGCACCGCAGGAATAA